The Petropleomorpha daqingensis genome includes a window with the following:
- a CDS encoding LuxR C-terminal-related transcriptional regulator: protein MSIGAERTGSAGLEPRVRVLICDEHEVLRHGLRTVLGREPDLLLVAEAGDGDTALELARTQRPDVTMLGLRRGEVVEDLVRALSEIGTRVVLLGEAGAGSDLLDALRAGAQGYVQTTASPERLVEGVRAVAQGETVLDAAVTGELLHRLDGTTAQGATDELPLTERQQAVSRLVAEGLTNAEIAERLQLSRATVKGHITVALRRLGLRDRTQLAIHVHRTLRHMEGTEEDSLSS, encoded by the coding sequence ATGAGCATCGGAGCGGAGCGGACGGGATCGGCCGGGCTCGAACCACGCGTGCGGGTGCTCATCTGCGACGAGCACGAGGTGCTGCGGCACGGTCTGCGCACGGTCCTCGGCCGGGAGCCCGACCTCCTCCTGGTCGCCGAGGCGGGGGACGGCGACACGGCCCTGGAGCTCGCCCGGACGCAGCGCCCCGACGTGACGATGCTCGGCCTCCGGCGCGGTGAGGTCGTCGAGGACCTGGTGCGGGCGCTGAGCGAGATCGGGACGAGGGTGGTCCTGCTCGGCGAGGCCGGGGCCGGCAGCGACCTGCTCGACGCACTGCGCGCCGGCGCTCAGGGCTACGTGCAGACGACGGCGTCACCCGAGCGGTTGGTCGAGGGCGTGCGGGCGGTGGCGCAGGGAGAGACCGTGCTGGACGCGGCGGTCACCGGCGAGCTGCTGCACCGCCTCGACGGCACGACGGCTCAAGGGGCAACCGATGAACTGCCGCTCACCGAGCGGCAGCAGGCGGTCTCACGCCTGGTCGCCGAGGGGTTGACCAACGCCGAGATCGCCGAGCGGTTGCAGTTGTCCCGGGCGACGGTCAAGGGCCACATCACGGTCGCCCTGCGCCGGCTCGGGCTGCGGGACCGGACCCAGTTGGCCATCCACGTGCACCGCACCCTGCGGCACATGGAGGGAACGGAGGAGGACTCGCTGAGTAGTTGA
- a CDS encoding response regulator transcription factor encodes MPLPRLAGTALRPSATRPPARLVRIALCEDQEVFRLGLRVVLEAQPDMAVIDETMHLRAALDGVEEVDPEVLVVRQGLVGGESLPVLRDLCRRRTAVLVLAESGEQAEAELVEVLQAGVKGYLPRRSGAQRLVEAVRALARHEVALDPGATRELVRYLTGPAGRAASPRGALDLLTDRQREVAQLVSQGLSNDEIATRLFLSLATVKSHLTMSMRRLGVRTRTQLAILVAREPSSVA; translated from the coding sequence GTGCCCCTGCCCCGCCTGGCCGGGACGGCGCTGCGCCCCTCCGCGACCCGGCCGCCGGCCCGCCTCGTGCGCATCGCGCTGTGCGAGGACCAGGAGGTCTTCCGCCTCGGCCTCCGGGTCGTGCTGGAGGCGCAGCCGGACATGGCCGTCATCGACGAGACCATGCACCTGCGTGCGGCCCTGGACGGCGTGGAGGAGGTCGACCCCGAGGTCCTCGTCGTCCGGCAGGGGCTGGTGGGCGGGGAGAGCCTGCCGGTGCTGCGCGACCTGTGCCGGCGCAGAACGGCCGTCCTGGTGCTCGCCGAGAGCGGGGAGCAGGCCGAGGCCGAGCTCGTCGAGGTGCTGCAGGCCGGGGTGAAGGGCTATCTGCCGCGCCGGTCGGGCGCGCAGCGCCTGGTGGAGGCGGTGCGTGCCCTCGCCCGGCACGAGGTCGCGCTCGACCCGGGGGCGACGCGGGAGCTGGTGCGCTACCTCACGGGTCCCGCGGGCCGCGCCGCGTCCCCGAGAGGTGCGCTGGACCTGCTCACCGATCGGCAGCGCGAGGTCGCCCAGCTGGTCTCGCAGGGGCTGTCCAACGACGAGATCGCGACCCGGTTGTTCCTGAGCCTGGCGACCGTCAAGAGCCACCTCACGATGTCGATGCGCCGGCTCGGGGTGCGCACCCGTACGCAGCTGGCCATCCTCGTGGCGCGGGAGCCGTCGTCGGTCGCCTGA
- a CDS encoding ABC transporter permease: MTDVLPRPSGGLRRVVAVELLVLARRPATWVLLGLWPTLQIVFALVIPYTAYRRGSSFDGLPASAVLGETLPSRLVENTISGLPLFGGALLMTLGALLTGSEYGWGTLKTVLAQNPRRLRLLAGQLLALEIVLAGTVAVAFLLTAGASGLIAHAEDAPADWPSAGALALGVGGGLLIASTWGVLGMLLGTLLRSTALPIALGLVFVLAIENLIINVAAPLLSFFDSAQAVLPGANAGSLVAALAAAGTTVHTPGVAAIVSGPQAAAVLGLFLVAATALMGLLLTRRDVV; encoded by the coding sequence GTGACCGACGTGCTGCCCCGACCGTCCGGAGGGCTCCGCCGCGTCGTGGCGGTCGAGCTGCTCGTGCTGGCCCGGCGGCCGGCGACCTGGGTGCTGCTGGGCCTGTGGCCCACCCTCCAGATCGTCTTCGCGCTGGTGATCCCCTACACCGCCTACCGGCGCGGCTCGTCGTTCGACGGGCTACCGGCGTCGGCGGTGCTCGGGGAGACGCTGCCGTCGCGGCTGGTCGAGAACACCATCTCCGGCTTGCCGCTCTTCGGCGGGGCGCTGCTGATGACCCTCGGCGCCCTGCTCACCGGCAGTGAGTACGGCTGGGGGACGCTCAAGACCGTCCTCGCCCAGAACCCGCGCCGGCTGCGTCTGCTCGCCGGGCAGCTGCTGGCGCTGGAGATCGTGCTCGCCGGCACCGTCGCGGTCGCCTTCCTGCTGACCGCCGGCGCCAGCGGGCTCATCGCCCACGCCGAGGACGCGCCGGCGGACTGGCCGTCGGCCGGCGCGCTCGCCCTCGGCGTCGGCGGGGGCCTGCTCATCGCCAGCACGTGGGGCGTGCTGGGGATGCTGCTGGGCACGCTGCTGCGCAGCACCGCCCTGCCGATCGCCCTGGGGCTGGTCTTCGTGCTGGCGATCGAGAACCTGATCATCAACGTCGCGGCGCCGCTGCTCAGCTTCTTCGACTCCGCGCAGGCCGTCCTGCCCGGCGCCAACGCCGGCTCGCTCGTCGCCGCGCTCGCCGCGGCCGGCACCACCGTGCACACCCCGGGGGTGGCCGCCATCGTGAGCGGTCCTCAGGCCGCGGCCGTGCTCGGGCTCTTCCTCGTCGCGGCCACGGCCCTGATGGGGCTGCTCCTCACCCGCCGCGACGTCGTCTGA